The Capra hircus breed San Clemente chromosome 25, ASM170441v1, whole genome shotgun sequence nucleotide sequence GGGACTGGGGGCTGCTGCACGGTCTCACACCTCGGGGCTCCTCTCCCCGAGGGCAGGTGGGGCCTCCACGGAAGACCTGCGGGCTTTTACTTGGCAGAACATCAGTATAGACGCGGCTGCATTCAAGAAACTGCCAACAGAGGCAGTGCTGGTACGGCGGCGGGGAAAGGCGCGGCCTCCCGTGGGCGGGGCCTCTAGGGGCGGGGTCTTGGGAGGGACGGCCATCAAAGCCCTTTCCAGGGTCTACAGAGGCTAAGGCGGGTCCGTGGGTGGGGTGTCGGGGCGGTTTGGGTGGAGAAGCCCGAAGTCTCTGGGAAAAGGCAGGATGACTCTGACCGCCGCCTGCGGGCTCTGGCAGTCGCTAACCGTGGCCGAGGTGCAGAAACTTCTGGGCCCAAACCTGGTGGGCCTGAAGGCTGAGGCAGGGAACGTGCCCCTGCGGGACTGGATCTCCCGGCAGTCGCAGGAGGACCTGgacaggctggggctggggctcgtCGGCGGCGTCCCCAACGGCTACCTGGTCTTGGACCTCCACAGCCGAGGTGGGCTGGGGTGGCCGGCTGGGCGGTGTGGGGCAGAGTGAGGGGCAGGGGCTGAGGCGCCTCTTCTCTGTGCAGAGGCCTCCTCCGGAAGCCCCCACTGCCTCGGACGAGGGCCTGGACCTGTGCTCACTGTGACCGCAAGTCTGCTTCTGGTATCAGTCCTGAGCTGAGCCGGATACTGTGCCCTGGCGACCGGCGCTGCGTGGAGACCCCGCCGGGCTTGGACCCCCAGGGCTCTGAAGCTCAATAAAAGAACCCCATCCTCCTCTTGTAGAGGTGCCCCGTGGTGTTCTGAGGACTGAAGAGGAGCCCTGACGACTGTGCCCCCTGCACGGGGCCGCCTGGGTTGCAGCCCCTCCCACGCGCACTTGGAAGGGGGAGGGGCTCCAGGCAGGAGGCCCTCAGGGCCTTCCTGGCGCCGTTTCCACGCAGGGAGTCCAGGCCAATGCTCCAGGTGGCTTCTGGTGACACAACTGCCCCGGGAGATGGCCAGTTGGAGTCCTGATCCCAGCTGAGAGGGGCTCTGTCCCTCCTCAGGCCCAGATCAAAGGGACACAGGCAGGAAGATCACCTTGTCCTTTATTCAAGTCAGTTGGCCAAGTCAGTCCATGGAAGAAGCCTGAGCACGTGGCAGCATCTCCCTCACTGGCTGGGGCAGTGACCCCGGGCCCAGGCCCTGGCTCTGGCTCCAGGTCCTGAGAGCTGGGCGTAGGCAGGGACTAGCCCTGCAGGACCCTAGGACGGGGGATGTGGCCAGGTCCCCCAGGGCCTGCATCTTGGTCTAGGCAGGTGTCCAGCTTCACGTGCCAACCCCTGTTCTCCTGCATGTGGAGCTGGGGCAGTGCGGTCCTCCACCATGCCTTGTGGGTGGTGCCAGCTGGGCCTTGGGGTGCCCCCatacagcagccacaggaggcCTGTGGGCAGGGCCATAGCCAGTGGCAGGTACCCCAGGtgggctggtgggctgcctgcAGGTAGGACACGGAGGGAGCACCTTCAGTCCAGCTGGGAGCTCCCAGGCTGCCCTGCGTCCCAGGCTCAGGGCCCATGCCTCCCACTGTCCCTGAGGGTGGGGAAGAGCAGTGAGGACCCCCCAGGTAGGGCCACTCTTCTGGGCCCCAATGGGGACCTCAGAGCTTCCCCATCCTCCACTTCCTGCTGCTCAGCAGGTTTGGGGAGGTGACTGTCTTCACTAACTCAGCAGGCAATGCAGGGCTAAGTCAGTGTCACCCATGTGTCACCCAAGGAGGCAGATGGGAAGCATCGCCAGGAGGGAATGAGACCGGGCACAAGAGAAACCAGTAGCGGGTGTCGGGTTGTGGGGGCGGGCACACAAAGCAGAGGGGGAATGGCCCACTCCAGGGGGAGGGTGGGTGCAGGGTACCCGAGCTGGGGGCGGCGCTCCCAGGCCCTTCTGAGGTAGGGGCTTGATGGCGCGTCCAGAGGGTGGTGCTGGGCGTCCCAGTGGTCGAGTGGGCAGAACTGGTGGGGCCGGTGGGGTCCGTGTCCAGGCCCAGCTCGCTCAGGGCTGACCGATTGAGGCTGCGGAGCCAGGAGCTGATGATAGGGTGGCTCCGAGCCTTCTGCAGGTCCCCCACGTTCGGACCCAGCAGCGTCGTCACGTTGCCCACGCTCAGGCTCTGCGGGGGGCAGTGaagggtggaggagggaaggggctggGTCAGCGCTTGGCCGAGGCGGGGGTGGTAAGACCCTGCGAAACGCCTTGGAGAAGTGACCTGGGGCCCACACTGCACACCTCAGACTTTGGGGTGTTGGGGCCTGCAGACCGTGACCTAAGGCTCCCCAACTCCCTCTGACGGGTAGCCCCCACCCACCTGCAGCACTCGGGGGTTCAGGTTGGTGAAGGTGTCGATGTCCATGGAGACGTTAGCCTGGGCCAGGTGCCGCAGCTCCTCCACCGGGGCACCGCCTAGGGGCGGGGCAGCGATGAGGGGCGGGGCCTCGAGGGGCGGGGCTTCCGGGAGGCGGGCCCCACGCCCGCCCGGGTCTCACCGAGATAGGGGCGCATGAAGCGGTAGTAGGTGTCCGTGGTGCTGGCGCTGGCGAATGCCTCGCGGGCCTTGTCAAAGAGCACGTTCTTGCGggtctgagggcaggaggagatgtcCAAGGCCCCGGCCAGCCTGAGGGAGGGGGCGCGGCTCGTGGGCAGGCCAGGGGCCCTCCACCTGGGGACACCGGCCCCGCCCTGTCACCCCGAACCGCGGCTTTTCCCTTGCCCTCGGTCCTGGGATCCATAATGTGGACGCAGGTGCACCAAGAACCTCACGGTGAGGTTTTGGTCTCTgatttggagatagggtctttcCTGTTCATACCCTGACTTAGTTCttcagtctctgagtcgtgttgggctcttggcgaccccatggactgcagcacgccaggctccccagtccttcaccatctcccagagattgctcagactcatgtctagcaagtcggtgatgccatctaaccatctcatcctctgtcgtcctcttctgccctcaacctttcccaggatcaggattttttccagtgagtcggcacACAGacttagggtgggccctaaattAATGACTGGTGTCCGAAGAAGAAGGGAATGTATGCACAGGGAGGCAGAGATGGGTGATAGGGCCCCCGAagctgggagaggaggaaggagcctCCCCTTCAGGTCTCAGAGGGAGCACGGCCCTTCTGACGACTGGATCTCAGATTTCCAGTCTCCAGACTATGAGAGGACACGATTCTGTTGCTTTCAGTCACTCTGCTTGTAAACCTTTGTCACTGCGGCCATGGGAAACTGGTGACCTCGGAAGGCCTGGCCTGGGCCCCCACTTGGGCCTGCCTTGGCTGAGGAGTGCAGCTGCCtctgaggtgggggcaggggcgggaACTCTGACGGGGGCTCACTGGAACTCTGAGGAGGGGCTCACCGGAACTCTGAGGGCCGGATGGCCTGGATCTGCCGGGGGCTCATCCAGCAGAGACGAGAGCCCCCAATGGCCACGAGCAGCGCACCCGTGACGGTGCCATTGTGGTCCAGGAACTTCTGCAGGATGGCCTGCAGGCAAGGTTGGGGTCAGCAAGGCCAGGGTCAGCGAGCGTCTCCCGCCCACCACACCCCTACCCTCCCTCACCTCGGTCTGGTTCTCCAGGGCCCCGTCTGGGGCCAGCAGGGTCACGACCGTGTCCTTGGACGTGACGTGCCACTGGCCGATCTCCGAGAGGGAGTAGAGGTAGACCAGGGAGGGGATGAGCCGCAGCTGCTCCTCAGGGACTCCGCCTGGGTAGACCTGCAGGCGGGCGGCAGGTGGTGGTCAGGCCACACcacaacccccaccccctcccaccaccaggcCCTGACACACCCTAGCTAGCTTAGCTTTGACGACTTGCTGGCACTCAGCGGGCAGCGGGTGCTGCAGCAGGGGGTCCAGGTTGGCCCTGAGCACACGGCTGCCCAGGCAGGACTCGAGCTGCCCGCAGTCATAGCGCATCAGGAAGAGGTCGTCGTGCAGGGTGGCCGCAGTGATGTTGCCACGGACGCAGGGTCTCCCTGTGGTACGGTGGGGTGTGGGTGTTTAGGACCCAGCTGGTCAGCCTCTGCCTGAGCTGACCACCACTGCTGACTTTGGGCCCCACTTCACTCCTAAACTTGACTCTTTCCAAGCTTGACTCCTAGCCAAAAACTTGGCTAAGACCAGGCTGAGTCAACCCTGACCTTGATCTCAATGCCCAAACCAGCCCCACCAGACTCTGACCACTGCCCCCCGCCAGGACGGAGGCCCTGGTCAAGCTCAGGAGGTCCAGGGAGAGGGTGCCATGCCACTGGGGCCCCCACTGCAGAATGAGAAACCGGAGCAGAGGGGGACGCAGCATCCTTAGGCCATGGTGGCCACACTGACCTGTATCCCGCTTGGATGGTGAGGACACTGCCTTGGACTTGGCCTCGAGGAAGCTGGTAACAAAGCGCCTGGCATCACGCTGCTTGAGCTGCCCTGCCCGGCACGCGGCCACTATGCTGCGGAAGAAGTCCAGGCCCACGGCCTGGCGGGCGGGCCTGGAGAGTCCACACCCTGGGGAGGGCCacttgttcccttctccttcccctcagACAGAAACTCCATGATGGGGAAGGACTGGGGACACCACTTGGGTATCAGAGTGGCTGCAGGCCAGCCCTCAGGTCTAGACAGGCTGGTGGAACGTTGGCTGGATCCCCTTTCCCCTGAATCACCCCGCCTGGGGCATTGCCCTACCTCCTGCAGCTGCATCCACAGCCCGGGGCTGATGTATGAGGCCAGGTGTCCCAGAGCCCGCAGCCCCTCTAGGTTCCAGGAGCCGGGGGGCCTGGTGTGCAAAGGGGGCTCCGAGTCGGGTCCTGAGCAGCGCTGGGACCCCTCAGGCCACTTGCCCTCCCCAAGTGCTGTTCCCAGGGCCTGCCCAGTGGACGCTTCCACCCCAGGCCTCTaggtaccccatggactgcagggtaATTGTGGGGCGTGAGCTGGGTTGGACTTGGAGGTCAGTGGGGCTGTGAACATCAACCCTCAGGCTGCCTCTTCTCTCATCTGCAGGAGGGGAGGCCTAGGCAGAAGGGAGGGGCCCCCACCTACCCGAGGACAGTCCTGCCGCTGGCCAGAAGCCTGTTGAGGGCAGCCTGCTGGGCAGCTGTGAGCCGGGGACAGTGCTGCAGATTCTGCA carries:
- the LOC102175638 gene encoding mesothelin-like protein, yielding MKATTDMYTPPHVWLHHHTDALVSMGLALLVSLTAHCSHPQAEGASQGGLDASRADLWASASASLLQGFWCQPAGQLSRDQLAALIRRMATQHVLLRAWQLSCLANLAAQQGLQGDFELHPPDLLLFYNLTQVKEADCRAFIRRAAQGDTELLANLPDQRAALRHRALACLGGPRPSLSASDLLLLGVLVCDMDASSIVAADPHVLQNLQHCPRLTAAQQAALNRLLASGRTVLGPPGSWNLEGLRALGHLASYISPGLWMQLQEAVGLDFFRSIVAACRAGQLKQRDARRFVTSFLEAKSKAVSSPSKRDTGRPCVRGNITAATLHDDLFLMRYDCGQLESCLGSRVLRANLDPLLQHPLPAECQQVVKAKLARVYPGGVPEEQLRLIPSLVYLYSLSEIGQWHVTSKDTVVTLLAPDGALENQTEAILQKFLDHNGTVTGALLVAIGGSRLCWMSPRQIQAIRPSEFRLAGALDISSCPQTRKNVLFDKAREAFASASTTDTYYRFMRPYLGGAPVEELRHLAQANVSMDIDTFTNLNPRVLQSLSVGNVTTLLGPNVGDLQKARSHPIISSWLRSLNRSALSELGLDTDPTGPTSSAHSTTGTPSTTLWTRHQAPTSEGPGSAAPSSGTVGGMGPEPGTQGSLGAPSWTEGAPSVSYLQAAHQPTWGTCHWLWPCPQASCGCCMGAPQGPAGTTHKAWWRTALPQLHMQENRGWHVKLDTCLDQDAGPGGPGHIPRPRVLQG